GGGATCGCCCACGAGATCCGCAACCCCCTCGCTACGATCAGCGGATCGATTCAGGTGCTCCAGGGGGAACTGGACGTGACCGGAGAGAACCGCAGACTCCTCGAACTGATCGTGCGGGAGTCGGACCGCCTGCACCGCATCGTCGAGGAGTTTCTCGACTTCGCCCGCAATCGCCCCCTGGGACGGGCGCGCATCGATCTGACGGCGTTTCTCGAGGACCTGGTGGAGAACCTCCGCGCCCATCCGAAAGTGGGTCCGGGTGTGCGGGTTCTTCTCCGTTCGGAAAGGCCGGGCGCGGAGCTGGCAGCCGACGAGGAACTGCTCCGCTCCATTTTCTTGAACCTGACGGTGAACGGCGCGGAGGCGATGGGTGGAAAAGGCGAACTCGTCGTCGAAGTCGGCGAGGTCGAGGACTTCCGGAGCGCGCCGGACAGCGGGCCCGACCGGGCGATCGCCGTCCGCGTCACGGACAAGGGACCCGGCGTTTCCGAGGAGGTTCGGCGGAACCTGTTCCGCCCCTTCTTCACGACCAAGAAAGGCGGCGTCGGTCTCGGCCTGGCGATGGCCCAAAAAGCGGCGCTCAGTCACAACGGGAAGATCGAATGCACGAGCGGTCCGGAGGGAACGACCTTCACGGTCTATCTCCCCTGGGACGGCGCGCGGGTCCGCGAAAGCTGCGCCGCCGGCGCCTAGAGGCGATCCGGACGTTTAAAGAGTTCGAAGGCGGGAAGTGTAGGCGAAAAAGAACAGAGGGTTGCGGGATGGCTCAGGTAAAAATTTTGATCGTGGACGACGAGGAGAGCATGTGCCAGTTCCTTTCGATCATGTTGCGAAAGGAGGGGTACGACGTTCGGTCGACGGAGAGCGGAAAGGAGGCGATTCGTCTCGCGTCGGAGGAAGAGTACGGCGCGGTGATCACCGATATCCGCATGGCCGGCATGGACGGACTGGACGTCCTCGCCGGCGTCCACAACGTGGACCCCACCCTCCCCGTCATCATCCTCACCGCCTACGCTTCCCAGGAAACCGCCATCGAGGCCGTGAACCGCGGCGCTTTTTATTACCTGACCAAGCAGGCCAAGAACGAAGAGATCAAGCTGGTGATCCGCAAGGCGCTGGAGCACCGCAAGCTCCGCCGCGAGAACTGTATGCTGAAGAGGGAACTCCGCATGCGGCACGACAGCCGCAAGATGATCGGCAGCAGCGAGAAGATGGAGGAGGTCTTCCGTCTCGTCTGCCGCGTCGCCGTCTCGGACTCGACCATCCTGGTTCAGGGGGAGAGCGGCACGGGCAAGGAACTGATCGCCCGGGAAATTCATTACGCCTCCCCCCGCGCCGAGGAATCCTTCGTCTCCATCAATTGCGGCGCTCTTCCGGAGAACCTTCTCGAGAGCGAACTCTTCGGACACGTGAAGGGATCCTTCACCGGCGCCGTCCGCGACAAGGAGGGGCTCTTCGCCGTCGCCGAGGGGGGGACCTTCCTTCTCGACGAAGTGGGGGAGACGAGCCCGGCGATCCAGGTGAAACTGCTCCGGGTCCTGCAGGAGAGGGAGATCATCCCCGTCGGCGGCACCCGCCCCCTCAGCGTGAACGTCCGGCTCGTGGCGGCCACCAACGCCGACCTGGAGCAGAGGGTGAAGGAGGGGACTTTCCGGGCGGACCTTTATTACCGGCTGAACGTGATCCCCATTCATATTCCGCCGCTCCGCGAGCGGATGGAGGACATCCCCCTTCTGGTGGACCACTTCCTCAAGCGCTGCGACCCGACCGGCGCCAAGCGAATCGACAAGGAGGCGATGGATCTCCTGATGCGTTACGAATGGCCGGGGAACGTGCGGGAGCTGGAGAACATCGTGGAGAGGATGGTCATTCTCCAGGAGGAGGACCGGATCACGCCCGAGGACGTGCCGCCCCGGATCCGCAACCACTACGAGGGATCGCACCTGGACGAGAACGTGGACGTGATCAACATGACCCTGCACGATCTGGAGAAGAGGCATCTCCTCCGGGTCCTGGACGAGACGAACTGGCAGAAACGAAAGGCTTCATCCATTCTGGGTATAAATACTTCTACTCTATACCGGAAGTTGCAGCGATACGGGATCGAACGGTAGGAGGCCCGTTGCACACTTCTCCCCGTTTCTCGCATTCTGCGACGACCGGTAGATCTTCCCGAGAGAGGGGCCGAAAGGCCCCTCTCTAACGTAAGCCCCCGTCGGCGGTTCCAAGACCGTTTTCCCAAGACCTCCTTGGCACACCCCTTGCTCATTACTTCGATTGGATGAGAAAAGAAAACGGGGTTGGATCCCGGGCTTCCAGAGGAAAAATTCACCTTGGGAAGAGCAGCCGAGGGGTCCGGGATTCACCCTACTGTTCGGGTAAGTTCAGATGGGAGGAACATCATGAGAGGACAACGAGGATTCACCCTGATCGAGCTCATGATCGTGGTCGTCATCATCGGTATCCTGGCCGCGATCGCCATTCCGAACTTCGTTTCCATGCAGAGCCGTGCCAAGGAAGCGGGCGTCAAGGGGAACATGCACATGATTCAGCTCGGGTTCGAGGACTACAGCGTCCTGACCGACGGCGTGTACCCGACCGCGGCCGCCGACGCGACCCCGGGCGGCGACACCCTGGTCGACCTGCTTCCGGGCGGCGCGTACCCGAGCAACCCCTTCTCGGGCGTCGCGACGGTCTTCAACTGGAACGCGGCCCCCGCCGGCAACGCGGGCGCCATCGCCGCGACCACCGCGGGCGTGACCGGCTATGTGATCGAAGGCCGGGGCGAGGATCCGGCCGGATTCCTCAGCCTCCAGCTGACCAACGGCTAGTAGCCGACGGCGGAGGGGCCCCGCGGCCCCTCCGCCGGTTTTTCGACCCCGACGGAC
The genomic region above belongs to Candidatus Eisenbacteria bacterium and contains:
- a CDS encoding sigma-54-dependent Fis family transcriptional regulator; translation: MAQVKILIVDDEESMCQFLSIMLRKEGYDVRSTESGKEAIRLASEEEYGAVITDIRMAGMDGLDVLAGVHNVDPTLPVIILTAYASQETAIEAVNRGAFYYLTKQAKNEEIKLVIRKALEHRKLRRENCMLKRELRMRHDSRKMIGSSEKMEEVFRLVCRVAVSDSTILVQGESGTGKELIAREIHYASPRAEESFVSINCGALPENLLESELFGHVKGSFTGAVRDKEGLFAVAEGGTFLLDEVGETSPAIQVKLLRVLQEREIIPVGGTRPLSVNVRLVAATNADLEQRVKEGTFRADLYYRLNVIPIHIPPLRERMEDIPLLVDHFLKRCDPTGAKRIDKEAMDLLMRYEWPGNVRELENIVERMVILQEEDRITPEDVPPRIRNHYEGSHLDENVDVINMTLHDLEKRHLLRVLDETNWQKRKASSILGINTSTLYRKLQRYGIER